Proteins from a single region of Pseudorasbora parva isolate DD20220531a chromosome 22, ASM2467924v1, whole genome shotgun sequence:
- the mbd1b gene encoding methyl-CpG-binding domain protein 1b yields MEREEVAAEVPAEPTTEVKDANTEENEEHVPAEPTSEGKDTNTEENKEPVPAEPTSEEKDANTEENKELVSAEPTFEGKDANKEENKEPVSAEPTSEGKEANTEENKEPVPAEPTSEGKDANKEENKEPVLIEPTSEGKDANTEENNEPTTSTDIQDHVTDKNKEESVTKKEGEASKDLDKPPCDWLEPLDEDCEDIDCQSVDGEVESLAGSEWSGSAVSVLKNPGERGGRGVGRPRRRTQLEVDEGWEDCPSLGLGWKRKQVFRRSGNSEGRSDTYYISPRGRKVRSRVELLKHISDSVDLTNFDFKTGQFLGDASRKRKRRRLDSPMAPSSAPSFPNEIADAGRTASNPGPSVSLSCGTVPKLSSYSSPKAPTSVTPPKCSTFTSPGTDTTVPNAAARPPVDLPGVSAKPVAPPLDRLVSADRPVNGTSGAPQSLFGICERCNKTFAFEEGQTLCQNCTLEVNAALRRRKPYKKWSPCGRCRACQTAVDCGKCVSCRNGRLRLRLNIHSRKVVKCRKRKCLHPIRKDKGVKISEGHFSNPAGSLSTVSYISKPSVSEEFEDSQSSYLQYSDSEDLSMFFGGNDGDNGLDEMGVPKVRRRSCGKCKGCVRRTDCGSCDFCMDKPKFGGRNKKRQKCRLRQCQREAMKHLLPMDEAEMLFSQGWITRGRPRYTYGRGRPRSKKLWDFEVSDNEAEQYVQKASAGAGRMINPNRLLQANFNGKAYGYIDVSNSHMMNNSPLYNPQKVEMRSSQLHVGRAEMIKENGLQGSGISSRAFLSMRPEVLSAARYDTTAIPPSCAGESLREANRLQGLAGQELCQEEQQEGESCPSITQIFSMADSDPTIQGIDINHELMPLLKSLRSMVLPVLWFCIVVEGPRLQLMQCSKRSTMADTIVHIEASFHYHISVQGQPLLPTHKLYDSHPSRLTTTEEVVALLEDLERYSVCQGSVHKDSAKRPEPVLPERAATCDFLIFPEAQRCEKCKTQQRA; encoded by the exons ATGGAGAGAGAGGAAGTAGCAGCTGAGGTACCCGCAGAACCAACAACCGAAGTAAAAGATGCAAATACAGAGGAAAACGAAGAACATGTACCCGCTGAACCAACATCCGAAGGAAAAGATACAAATACAGAGGAAAACAAAGAACCTGTTCCTGCAGAACCAACATCTGAAGAAAAAGATGCAAATACAGAGGAAAACAAAGAACTGGTTTCTGCAGAACCAACATTTGAAGGAAAAGATGCAAATAAAGAGGAAAACAAAGAACCTGTTTCTGCAGAACCAACATCTGAAGGAAAAGAGGCAAATACAGAGGAAAACAAAGAACCTGTACCTGCAGAACCAACATCTGAAGGAAAAGATGCAAATAAAGAGGAAAACAAAGAACCCGTTCTTATAGAACCAACATCCGAAGGAAAAGATGCAAATACAGAGGAAAACAATGAACCTACGACAAGCACAGACATCCAGGACCATGTCACGGACAAAAACAAAGAGGAATCTGTAACCAAAAAGGAAGGTGAGGCTTCCAAAGATCTCGACAAACCTCCTTGTGACTGGCTGGAGCCGCTCGATGAAGACTGTGAAGACATTGATTGCCAGAGCGTCGATGGAGAAGTAGAGAGCCTTGCTGGTAGTGAGTGGAGTGGGAGTGCGGTTAGTGTTTTAAAAAACCCTGGAGAAAGAGGTGGCAGAGGGGTTGG GAGACCTAGACGGAGAACACAATTAGAGGTTGATGAAGGCTGGGAAGATTGTCCGTCATTAGGGCTAGGATGGAAACGCAAGCAGGTTTTTCGTCGGTCTGGCAACAGTGAAGGACGCAGTGATACATACTATATAAG TCCAAGAGGTCGCAAAGTAAGAAGTAGGGTTGAGCTTTTGAAACACATAAGCGACTCTGTGGACTTAAccaattttgattttaaaacagGCCAATTTCTTGGTGATGCGTCTCGAAAAAGAAAG AGAAGGCGACTGGATTCTCCTATGGCACCCTCTTCTGCACCAAGTTTTCCTAATGAAATAGCGGATGCAGGTCGCACGGCCAGCAATCCAGGACCTTCAGTAAGTCTCAGCTGCGGTACTGTTCCAAAGTTGAGCTCGTATTCCAGCCCAAAGGCTCCGACTTCTGTGACCCCACCGAAATGCAGTACCTTTACCAGTCCTGGGACAGATACCACTGTACCAAATGCCGCCGCTCGCCCTCCTGTTGATCTGCCTGGAGTTTCTGCAAAGCCAGTTGCTCCTCCCTTGGATCGTTTGGTGTCTGCAGATAGGCCTGTCAATGGGACCAGTGGAGCTCCACAAAGTTTGTTTGG CATCTGCGAGAGATGTAATAAAACCTTTGCCTTTGAAGAGGGACAAACTCTATGCCAGAACTGCACGCTAGAGGTTAACGCAG CACTGAGACGCAGAAAACCCTACAAAAAG TGGTCTCCATGTGGCCGATGCCGGGCATGTCAAACTGCAGTGGACTGTGGAAAATGTGTTAGTTGCAGAAATGGTCGACTACGTCTTCGGCTTAATATCCACTCTCGGAAAGTTGTCAAATGTCGCAAACGGAAGTGTTTGCACCCCATCCGTAAGGACAAGGGTGTAAAG ATTTCAGAGGGACATTTTTCAAACCCTGCTGGATCATTGAGCACAGTGTCATACATTTCAAAA cCCTCAGTCTCAGAGGAATTTGAGGACTCCCAG AGTTCCTATCTGCAGTACAGTGACTCAGAGGACCTGTCTATGTTCTTTGGGGGTAATGATGGTGACAATGGCCTGGATGAG ATGGGTGTACCTAAGGTGCGTCGCCGTTCCTGCGGGAAGTGTAAAGGTTGCGTTCGCCGTACAGACTGTGGAAGCTGTGATTTTtgtatggacaaacccaaattTGGCGgcagaaataaaaaaagacagaaatgcCGTCTACGACAGTGTCAAAGAGAGGCTATG AAGCATTTGCTGCCCATGGATGAGGCGGAGATGCTTTTTTCTCAGGGCTGGATTACCCGCGGTAGGCCACGTTACACGTATGGACGCGGTAGACCCAGGTCAAAAAAGTTGTGGGATTTCGAGGTTTCAGATAATGAGGCTGAACAGTATGTGCAAAAGGCTTCCGCGGGTGCTGGCCGGATGATAAATCCAAACAGGCTCCTCCAGGCAAATTTCAATGGAAAG GCTTACGGTTATATTGATGTTTCAAACAGTCATATGATGAACAACAGCCCACTCTACAATCCACAAAAGGTTGAG ATGAGAAGCTCCCAGCTGCATGTAGGACGGGCGGAGATGATCAAAGAAAATGGGCTTCAAGGCAGTGGTATCAGTAGCAGAGCCTTTCTGTCTATG AGACCAGAGGTCCTTTCTGCAGCTAGGTACGATACCACAGCAATTCCACCAAGCTGTGCTGGGGAGAGTTTGAGGGAAGCGAATCGATTACAAGGTTTGGCCGGTCAGGAACTGTGTCAAGAAGAACAACAGGAGGGCGAGTCTTGTCCATCG ATCACTCAGATATTCAGCATGGCAGACAGTGACCCCACCATCCAGGGCATCGACATCAATCATGAACTGATGCCGCTCCTGAAATCTCTTCGTAGCATGGTTCTTCCTGTCCTCTGGTTCTGCATTGTGGTGGAAGGACCGCGGTTACAGCTGATGCAGTGCTCCAAACGCTCCACTATGGCAGACACCATAGTTCATATTGAGGCCAGCTTCCACTACCACATCAGCGTACAGGGACAACCCCTGCTGCCAACCCACAAACTCTACGACAGCCACCCATCTCGTCTCACCACAACAGAAGAGGTTGTTGCCCTCCTCGAGGACCTGGAAAGGTACTCTGTCTGCCAGGGCTCGGTGCACAAAGATTCAGCAAAAAGACCGGAGCCTGTGCTTCCCGAGCGGGCGGCTACTTGCGATTTCCTCATTTTCCCAGAGGCACAACGCTGTGAAAAATGCAAAACTCAACAAAGGGCATAG